In Helicobacter pylori Shi112, the genomic window TCATCTAACAAGCGCGTTTCTAAAGGCAGCAGCAAGTAAAAAGGCTTCTCTGGGGTAAGCTCAAACCACTCAATGCTATTCAAATCATTTTGAGCTAAAAAGGCGTATTTTTCAGCCCTTTCGCCATAAACATCATAATAGTGGATTTTTTGCTTTGTTGTTTGCGGGTTTTTGACAAAGAGGTTAATGGACACGCCTTGTTTGATATTGAAAACATTTTCATCTTTTGCACCTTGTGGGGTTTTCTCCTTTTTCCTCGCATTTCCATGCAAGTTTAAGATATAAAGCTCATCGTAGCATTCTAAAAAAGAGCGCCTTAACCCTCTAAAAGTAGGGTTGTCTAAAAAGGCGTTATTAGAGATAAAGCCAAAAAGGCCATGCCCTAATGATTCGATCTTGTTTTGAGCGAAACGCATGAATTTCACATAATCGTCTAAGATCCATTTAGAGTTTTGCTCATTTTGCAGTTTGTATTTGGAATGGATTTGTTTAAGATTCTTTAGGGCGTCTTTGTTGGTGTTTTTGACGCTTTTATCGCCTTGCTTTTGGGTTTGAATGTTTTTTAAAAGCGCTTTGATTTTATCGGTGAGTTTAACCTTTTTTTCAATTTCTATTGTTTGAAATTCAGGCTCTATGCCATAAGTGGCTTTCACTTCCCATTCAAACAAGCCCTCATTACTGCTCGCCCCGCTATAAGGGGGATTACCGGTGATGATAAGGATATTTTCATCTTTTTTAATTTCTTGAGCGTTTAAAAGCTCTGTTTCAAAAATCGGGTTTAGCCCACGATAAGCGACAATCTCACTAGGCTGTATGAGGGTGTTAGTTAAAATGATTTTAAGCGCATCGTTTTCTTTGAGAGGTTTTTTAAATTCCTCCTTAAAGGCTTGGCTGAGATTCAAATGAGCGATCGCATAAGGAGCGATCAAGTATTCAAACCCATAAAATTGCTTTAAGAGATTTTGGTATTTATCCTCTTTAGTGGAGATGCCTCCATCGCTTGTTTTCCTCATTTCTAGTGCTTTTCTGAACGCTTCTAATAAAAAAGTGCCCGTGCCGGTGGCAAAATCTAAGAGCTTGATATTTTCGTTATCCAAAGCGCTTTTTAAGCCTAAGGGAGCGTCTTTGAAATGCGTTTTAAGCAAACTATCCAAAGCGTTAATGATGAATTTCACCACAGAATCTGGGGTGTAATACACGCCCTTATTCTCTCGCAATTTAGGGTCATAAGCGCTTAAAAAGGTTTCATAAAAGTGCAAATAAGGGTCTTTATCGTCATTCAAATCTTTAATGATGGAATCCATATCAACATGATTTATCGAGCTTAAAATTTCATTTAAGAGCCATTGGATTTCTTTAATTCCATCAAGTTTCTTTAAAAAATCCGCCATTTCTCTGATCACAGCGAAATTTTTAGGGATGGAACTCCTCACATTATCCAAATTAATTTTTTCAAAAGGGTGGTTGAGCTTGGCTAGAAAAAGGCTGTAGGTGAGCGTTTGAGCGAGCGCATCGCTAAAGTCTTCAAAACTCAATTCTTCATAAAGATATTCTTTAAAATTATTAAAAATGCTAGAAACTTGCGTTTTTTCTTGGTATTTGATTAAAGCGTCTTTTAAATACCTAGTGCGCGGGCTTAAATGCGTTGCGAAATCTTTAGCGTTAGTGATAGGGGCTGCTTCGTGGTTGAAAAAGCTTTTGAACAATTCAATTAAATCGCGCTCGGTTTGTGGTTTGGGTTTTAGGGGTTTAGAGAGTTCATCAAGACTAGCGACAGAGATTTCTTTTTTAATTAAAGGGGCGTTATTTTCATCTTTCCCTACCCACATAAAATTAAGATAATCAGTGAGCATGAGATTAGGGTTTAATTCTAAATATTTACGGATTTGATCGCTTTTTAAGAGCTGGATAAGATTGACCCCT contains:
- a CDS encoding type ISP restriction/modification enzyme; translated protein: MLKEYLESIKDLTPEKNELAHRPSLYNLLNRLKDNFNKEFKIEHEPKRDQGSQPDFRVSFQGLNIGYIENKRAGVNLIQLLKSDQIRKYLELNPNLMLTDYLNFMWVGKDENNAPLIKKEISVASLDELSKPLKPKPQTERDLIELFKSFFNHEAAPITNAKDFATHLSPRTRYLKDALIKYQEKTQVSSIFNNFKEYLYEELSFEDFSDALAQTLTYSLFLAKLNHPFEKINLDNVRSSIPKNFAVIREMADFLKKLDGIKEIQWLLNEILSSINHVDMDSIIKDLNDDKDPYLHFYETFLSAYDPKLRENKGVYYTPDSVVKFIINALDSLLKTHFKDAPLGLKSALDNENIKLLDFATGTGTFLLEAFRKALEMRKTSDGGISTKEDKYQNLLKQFYGFEYLIAPYAIAHLNLSQAFKEEFKKPLKENDALKIILTNTLIQPSEIVAYRGLNPIFETELLNAQEIKKDENILIITGNPPYSGASSNEGLFEWEVKATYGIEPEFQTIEIEKKVKLTDKIKALLKNIQTQKQGDKSVKNTNKDALKNLKQIHSKYKLQNEQNSKWILDDYVKFMRFAQNKIESLGHGLFGFISNNAFLDNPTFRGLRRSFLECYDELYILNLHGNARKKEKTPQGAKDENVFNIKQGVSINLFVKNPQTTKQKIHYYDVYGERAEKYAFLAQNDLNSIEWFELTPEKPFYLLLPLETRLLDEYEQGFSVKDMFQVGGTGICSKRDHVVFHKNKESLLELLKDFSTLEPIELRRKYDIKDTEGWKLGRAIENVKKNQHELEKYIVLCQYHPFDYRWTYYTDKSCGFLARPVYDVFKHMLPPPPTNPKTPNQTCKNVALNTPRQLKNNDKSWTQCFISSCINDQGLSSGGNGAGVNYPLYQFRDPNYTENFTPEFRSFIDKHYNHSFEPLEILGYIYALLYSPNYRKRYEGFLKIDYPKILFTKNKDLFRALSLLGIELIGLHVLNQESLNYSFEKLKDATIGESNYKEGHERNPIISKKPSHNEPEQRLYINHSAYFSGVSQEIYDYRIGGYCVLEKYLKSHKNEPCDFDHVTRIIKVIARTIEIQKTLGFLTSDLPHLKGNVSEALMQEILQNPPPPPPI